One segment of Urocitellus parryii isolate mUroPar1 chromosome 5, mUroPar1.hap1, whole genome shotgun sequence DNA contains the following:
- the LOC113185283 gene encoding uncharacterized protein C12orf71 homolog, protein MEDASLGSNCPDMGDCILESSTNRSLSVGYLPHEDSIDCEDIIPCEELTSQGPSCHVLPPVQGAWGTESVKRPVERQNPIQDNPEKPGEEAILEVLDAYLDWHCEDSGANGALSKDSQRMDECPQERINQTLWDLDELMKDLKAFLESQKDDQDDDPVLSDSPQEEDLQPCSSASPHIDQVSHQEPEACEDLPKCDPPENGDMDQFPEMPPELEDDEIVEMQSQDSGTEETSSVLSEESKEEDVPLDTKTTCCLNFVFSFQWLRKRLVSFMPGRKSPGRVNNGPLKLALQRRHLFGGNRILPQESL, encoded by the exons ATGGAAGACGCATCCTTGGGCAGTAACTGCCCTGACATGGGGGACTGTATTTTGGAATCCTCAACCAACCGGAGCCTCTCTGTAGGCTATCTCCCCCATGAGGACAGCATTGACTGTGAGGACATCATACCCTGTGAAGAGCTGACTTCTCAGGGTCCCTCCTGCCACGTGCTGCCTCCTGTCCAAGGGGCATGGGGAACTGAAAGTGTAAAGAGACCCGTGGAGAGACAAAATCCAATTCAGGACAACCCAGAGAAGCCTGGCGAAGAAGCCATCCTCGAGGTCTTGGATGCCTATCTGGACTGGCACTGTGAAGACTCGGGAGCTAATGGGGCTCTAAGTAAAGACTCCCAGAGGATGGACGAGTGCCCACAGGAGAGGATAAACCAGACCCTCTGGGACCTGGATGAGCTCATGAAAGATCTGAAGGCATTTCTGGAGAGTCAGAAGGATGACCAAGATGATGACCCTGTACTGTCTGATTCTCCTCAGGAGGAGGATCTCCAGCCGTGCAGCAGTGCCTCTCCCCATATAGATCAGGTCAGTCATCAAGAACCTGAAGCTTGTGAGGACTTGCCCAAGTGTGACCCACCAGAAAACGGAGACATGGACCAGTTCCCAGAAATGCCTCCTGAGCTTGAGGACGATGAGATTGTTGAG ATGCAAAGCCAGGACAGTGGCACTGAAGAAACCTCCTCAGTCTTATCAGAGGAGTCAAAGGAGGAGGATGTGCCCTTAGACACCAAAACAACGTGCTGTCTGAATTTTGTTTTCAGCTTCCAGTGGCTCAGAAAGCGACTGGTCTCCTTCATGCCAGGGAGAAAGAGCCCTGGGAGGGTCAACAATGGCCCCCTTAAGCTGGCACTACAGAGAAGACATTTGTTTGGAGGCAATAGAATCCTACCTCAAGAATCCCTCTAG